In the genome of Nymphaea colorata isolate Beijing-Zhang1983 chromosome 9, ASM883128v2, whole genome shotgun sequence, one region contains:
- the LOC116260339 gene encoding cyclase-like protein 3, which produces MAVLRTAYSFFFFLLLLSFDIISASFCAHPGYDSGECSVRNDVIELDKADPSGRRIIDITHAYREDMPSWDSSEGLGRYVWLAKSMKNGSLANNSEFKMPTHSGTHVDAPGHVYDEYFEAGFDVDTLDLAVLNGYALLVDVPRDTNITAEAMKSLNIPKGVRRVLFRTLNTDRKLMWKKEFDTSYVGFTEDGAQWLVDNTDIKLIGTDYLSVAAYENDLIPAHLVLLKSKEIILVEGLMLDEVEPGIYSLHCLPLRLVGSEGSPIRCILIR; this is translated from the exons ATGGCGGTGCTCAGAACAGCAtactccttcttcttcttcctcctcttgttATCTTTCGATATAATCTCGGCCTCGTTTTGTGCTCACCCGGGTTACGATTCTGGGGAGTGTTCCGTCAGAAATGACGTCATCGAGCTCGACAAGGCCGACCCTTCCGGCCGCCGGATTATCGACATCACCCACGCCTACAGAGAAGACATGCCATCGTGGGACTCCTCCGAGGGTCTGGGCCGCTACGTCTGGCTCGCCAAAAGCATGAAGAATGGCTCCCTCGCTAACAACTCTGAGTTCAAGATGCCGACCCACTCGGGTACCCACGTCGACGCCCCCGGCCACGTCTACGATGAGTACTTCGAAGCCGGGTTCGACGTCGACACCCTCGATCTCGCCGTTCTCAACG GATATGCATTACTAGTTGACGTGCCTAGAGACACAAATATAACAG CTGAAGCCATGAAATCATTAAACATTCCAAAGGGAGTACGGCGTGTTCTCTTTAGAACATTAAACACAGACAG GAAGCTCATGTGGAAAAAGGAGTTTGATACAAGTTACGTGGGGTTCACAGAAGATGGTGCACAGTGGTTGGTGGACAATACTGATATTAAACTGATTG GAACTGATTATCTTTCTGTTGCTGCATATGAAAATGACTTGATTCCAGCTCATTTGGTTCTTCTGAAGAGCAAG GAAATTATCCTTGTGGAAGGCTTAATGCTTGACGAGGTTGAGCCTGGTATCTACTCTTTACATTGCCTACCGCTTCGCTTGGTTGGCTCTGAGGGATCTCCAATCAGATGTATATTGATCAGATGA